From the Acinetobacter sp. 10FS3-1 genome, one window contains:
- a CDS encoding efflux RND transporter periplasmic adaptor subunit has translation MNAKQNGKISQSLMIAILILITVLVSLVIWLSSKKTESEGHGHDEGNAEHSDEDSSEEGHAEEGEIQLTSQQMVEQGLKVAVASTGLVEKLTTLPGKLVVNTDQQAHISPNFSGHVEQVNVALGQSVQKGQTLAVLIVPELIDQQANLRMAQVNLDLARKDYQREQQLWSQGISAKQDYQRAENAYRQAQITVQSSQARLNALGASGNNNGRFLIKAPISGVISQKDIVVGENVQLANQLFVIEQLKDLWLEFNLPNQFSGQLQAGQKIDFKVNDSDQIYKATVQSLTSQADVQTGRLVVRAKLDAQATELRSNVLVRVLIPEATAKSALRIQKSALQSIEGEDSIFIVDSEQKGQVHLKAQKVQLGQASSDGQWLEVISGLTEGQKYIAQGSFLLKSELEKDEAGHEH, from the coding sequence ATGAACGCCAAGCAAAACGGAAAAATATCCCAGTCTCTCATGATTGCAATTTTGATTCTGATTACGGTCTTGGTCAGTCTGGTTATTTGGTTAAGTTCAAAAAAAACTGAATCTGAGGGGCATGGTCATGATGAGGGAAATGCCGAACATTCTGATGAAGATAGTTCTGAAGAAGGACATGCTGAAGAAGGCGAAATACAACTGACCAGCCAACAAATGGTTGAACAAGGTTTAAAAGTTGCTGTTGCATCCACAGGATTGGTTGAAAAGCTGACAACCCTGCCAGGTAAATTGGTGGTGAATACCGATCAACAAGCGCATATATCGCCTAATTTTAGTGGTCATGTCGAGCAGGTCAATGTGGCTTTAGGACAGAGCGTGCAAAAAGGACAAACGCTGGCTGTACTAATCGTGCCTGAACTGATCGACCAACAGGCAAATCTGCGTATGGCACAGGTGAATCTGGATTTGGCCCGTAAAGATTACCAGCGCGAACAGCAACTCTGGTCACAGGGGATTTCTGCCAAACAGGATTACCAGCGTGCCGAAAATGCCTACCGTCAAGCGCAGATTACTGTCCAGTCCTCACAAGCACGTTTAAATGCATTAGGTGCAAGTGGCAATAACAATGGGCGTTTTCTGATTAAAGCACCGATCTCTGGGGTGATCAGTCAAAAAGATATTGTGGTCGGTGAAAATGTGCAACTGGCTAATCAGCTCTTTGTCATTGAACAGCTGAAAGATTTATGGCTTGAGTTTAATTTGCCGAATCAATTCTCAGGTCAACTGCAAGCCGGGCAAAAAATTGACTTTAAAGTGAATGATTCAGATCAAATCTATAAAGCTACTGTACAAAGCTTAACCTCTCAGGCAGATGTACAAACAGGGCGTCTGGTGGTGCGCGCAAAACTCGATGCGCAAGCTACTGAGTTGCGTTCTAATGTGTTAGTGAGAGTGTTGATTCCGGAAGCTACAGCAAAATCAGCCCTTCGGATTCAAAAGTCTGCGCTGCAAAGTATTGAAGGTGAAGACAGTATTTTCATCGTAGATTCAGAACAAAAAGGTCAAGTCCACTTAAAAGCACAGAAAGTGCAATTGGGGCAGGCTTCAAGTGATGGACAATGGCTTGAAGTGATTTCTGGGCTGACTGAAGGGCAGAAGTATATCGCTCAAGGCAGTTTCTTGTTGAAATCTGAATTAGAAAAAGACGAGGCAGGCCATGAACATTAA